One segment of Phragmites australis chromosome 13, lpPhrAust1.1, whole genome shotgun sequence DNA contains the following:
- the LOC133887669 gene encoding exosome complex component RRP4 homolog yields MRDLHLSLNQTQRVRLESALYELQSLAPAAAVTVADTIPVNHEDNILKGHGTSDQDGEVVATLCGVVERVNKLVYVRTLRARYKPEVGDIIVGRVIEIAPKRWRLEINFSQDAVLMLSSMNLPDGIQRRRTAVDELNMRSIFEENDVVCAEVRGFQHDGSLHLQARSQKYGKLERGQLLTVPPYLVKRQKQHFHHLEQYDVDLILGCNGFIWVGEHVVVRENTSKAGDQKTSSTEVETYTPLETRKHICRLANAVRMLSALGFTLTVELITETAEASSASTVEINDMLGAEFYVQTAEREAKRRADLLKKNGAR; encoded by the exons ATGAGGGACCTCCACCTCTCGCTGAACCAGACCCAGCGGGTCCGCCTCGAGTCCGCGCTCTACGAGCTCCAGTCcctcgcccccgccgccgccgtcacggTCGCGGACACCATCCCCGTCAACCACGAGGACAACATCCTCAA GGGGCACGGGACGTCGGATCAGGACGGGGAGGTGGTGGCGACGCTCTGCGGGGTGGTGGAGCGGGTCAACAAGCTAGTCTACGTGCGCACGCTCAGGGCAAG GTATAAGCCTGAGGTTGGTGATATCATAGTTGGCCGTGTCATTGAG ATCGCTCCTAAGCGTTGGAGGTTGGAGATAAATTTTAGCCAAGATGCTGTTTTGATGCTTTCTTCTATGAATTTGCCCGATGGTATTCAG AGAAGGAGAACTGCTGTTGATGAACTTAATATGCGGAGTATCTTTGAAGAAAATGATGTTGTCTGT GCTGAAGTTCGTGGTTTCCAGCATGATGGATCTTTGCACCTACAAGCAAGGAGTCAAAAGTATGGAAAG CTTGAGAGGGGTCAATTGCTTACGGTACCTCCTTACTTGGTAAAACGACAGAAGCAGCACTTCCATCATCTTGAGCAATATGATGTCGATTTGATTCTTGGCTGCAACGGATTCATCTGGGTAGGTGAGCATGTTGTGGTGCGTGAAAATACTAGTAAAGCGGGAGATCAGAAGACGTCTAGCACTGAAGTGGAGACTTACACCCCACTAGAAACGAGGAAGCATATTTGCCGGCTTGCCAACGCTGTACGCATGCTTTCAGCCCTAGGATTCACTTTGACTGTTGAACTGATAACTGAGACAGCGGAAGCAAGTTCAGCATCAACTGTTGAGATAAATGACATGCTTGGGGCTGAATTTTACGTCCAGACGGCAGAGAGAGAGGCTAAGCGTCGAGCTGATCTGTTGAAGAAGAATGGGGCAAGGTAA